The nucleotide window AAAAAGAAACGGAAAAAGTAGTTAATTAAAATTAAAAGTTAGGAGTTGAGAAAATGGTTGCTTTATTACTAGGTTTAATGTTTGGATTTTTATTTTTAGGATTTCCATTAATGTTTGCAATGATTATAGCTCCACTTGTTGTATTAATCAGAGAATTCCCTTTGATACAACCAATGTTAATAACTCAGCAAACGATAGCTGGTGTATCTCCATATACCTTGCTTGCTGTACCAATGTTTATCTTTGCAGCTGATATTATGAGCAGTGGTGAAACAGCGGATAGATTATTGGATATGGTTGATAAATTTGTTGGCCATATGAGTGGAGGTTTAGCGATTACAACAGGTGCTACCTGTACACTCTTTGGTGCAATTTCAGGTTCAACACAGGCAACTTTAGTGGCTGTTGGTAAAACAATGCACAAAAAAATGTCTGAAGCGGGTTATGATATTTCACATACACTTGCTCTATTAATGAGTTCAGCGAACATAGCTTTATTGATTCCGCCAAGTATTACAATGATTATGTATGCTGTAGTTACAGGTACCTCAGTTGGAGAATTATTTATTGCAGGTATCGGACCAGGAATTATCGTATTTTTGCTTTTTGCAACTTTTGACTATATTTATGCTAAAGTTAAAAAAATACCTACTACAAAAAAAGCTACCTGGGGTGAAAGACTTGAGTCCATGAAACAAGCAATTTGGCCTTTAGGCTTCCCGGTAATTGTTTTAGGTGGTTTTTATACAGGTGTTTTCAGCCCTACAGAAGCAGCTGCAGTTTCCGTTTTATATGCTTTGCTGATAGAGTTGTTTATTTTTAAATCAGTTAAATTTAAAGAAATACCTGATATTGCACTTTCTACAGGTGTTGTAACTGCAACAGTGTTTATTCTTGTAGCAGGAGGTCAAGCATTTTCCTGGGTAATTACTTTTGCTCAAATCCCACAGATGCTGACATCTGGTGTTTTAGGTGCAGATCCTTCAGCAACATATGTCTTGTTTGCAATTAGTATTTTCTTCTTTATTTCTTGTATGTTTGTAGATTCAATTCCGGTAATACTTATTTTAACTCCAATTTTCTATCCAGTAGCTATGAAAGCTGGTGTTGATCCAATTCACTTAGGTTTAATTGCTACAATGCAGGCAGGAATTGGTGCTATTACACCTCCATTTGGATGTAATATCTTTACCGCCTCGGCTGTTTTTGATGAAGATTTTATTACAGTTGTTAAAGGTGTCTGGCCTTACATGTTGTTGTTTGTTTCGGCTTCAATACTAATGGTTCTTTTCCCAAGTTTAGCCTTATTCTTTAGGGACTTAGTATATCTTTAAAATTTAGTTTAAAGTTTAGAAAATAACATAATTTTAATTAAAAAAAGGAGATGTTCAAATGTTAAAAAAATTATTAACAGCATTTTTAGTTTTAAGTTTAGTTTTTGTACTTGCAGGGTGTGGATCAGACGGTGATACAGCTGATGGCGGTAATGAAGCAGCAGATGCTCAGGAACAAGAAGTAGTAGAATGGACTTTTGCCCATGAGGAAGTTCAGGGTAGTGTGCAGGATCGCTATGCTCAGAAGTTTAAAGAAGAAATTGAAGAACTTACTGATGGTGCAGTAAATGTTAAAGTTTATCCAGTTGGTCAGTTAGGTGATGGTGCTAACCAGGTAGAATTACTTCAGAATGGTGCAATTCAGTTAGGTATCAACAACCCTGGTTCTGTAGGTACATTAGTTCCCGAAACTAACTTATTCTCACTTCATTTTTTACTTCCAGCTGATATGGACAAAGCACATGAATTAGTAAATGACAGTGAAGCAATGGATATGCTTAACCAGAAATATTTAGATGCAAACATGAAGGTTTTAGGCTGGTTCCCTGAGGGTTATCAGATGTGGACAGGTAATAAAGCAATCACAAGTCCAGAAGATTTTGACGGCTTTAAAATTAGAACAATGGCTTCTCCTGTAATTTCCGAAAGTTATAAGGCTTATGGAGCAGATCCAACACCTATTCCATACATGGAAGTTTACAGTAGTCTGCAGTTAAACATGATCGATGGTCAGGTTAACCCAATCTTTGCTATTGAAGAAATGAAGTTTTATGAAGTTCAGGACTATATGATGCTTTCTAATCAGGCAATTTTTGTTGGAACATTTGTAGCTAATGATATGTTCTGGGATTCACTATCAGATGAAAGAAGAGCTAAGGTTCAAGAAGCAGCAGATGCAGCAAATGATTATATTTTAGGTGCTCAAAAAGATCTTAATAATACACGTTTAGAATCTATAAAAGAAAACAGTGATATGGAAATAGTTGAATTAACAGAAGAACAAAGATCAGCTTTTAAAGAAGCTAGTCAACCTGTTAGAGATTTCTATGTAGAACAATACGGTGAAGATGCTGGTAAAATCTTAGACCAGTTATTAAAAGATGTAGAAGCAATTCAACAATAATTAACTTCAGAAAGGAAGTGTAATATTATGATGCAGATTAGATGGCATGGTAGAGGAGGGCAGGGAGCTAAAACAGCTTCCCTGCTTTTAGCTGATGCAGCATTTTCTACCGGCAAATATGTACAGGGCTTCCCAGAATACGGACCAGAAAGAATGGGAGCTCCAATCACAGCATACAACAGAATAAGCGATGACAAAATAAGAGTACACTCCAATATCTACAAACCAGATTATGTTGTAGTAGTAGATGAGACACTTTTAGAAAGTGTTGATGTTACAGCAGGTTTGAAAGAAGAAGGAGCAATAGTTGTTAATACAGCTAAAGATGGAGAAAAGATCAGAAAGAAACTAAAAGGGTATGAGGGAGAACTATTTACTGTAGATGCCAGAGAAATTTCAATGGCTACAATTGGTAGATATTTTCCTAATACACCAATGCTTTCAGCTTTAGTAAAAGTTGCAGGAATCATGGAAGAAGAAGATTTTGTAACTGAAATGGAAAAGCTGTTTAAGAAAAAGTTTGCTTCTAAACCAGAGGTAATCGATGGTAACGTAGAAGCAGTAAAAAAAGCTTTAAAAGAGGTGAACGCACATGGCTAAAGAAATGAATGAAACAATGACCTGGAAAGAGCTTACAGCTGGAGGAACAATTCATACTTCAGGTAACGCAGAAAATTTTAACACAGGTGACTGGAGAGTAAACAAGCCAATTTTTAAAGAAGATAAATGTATACAGTGTCTGCTTTGTGCACCGGTATGTCCTGACACATCAATTCCAGTAAAAGACGGAAAAAGACTGGAATTTGACTATGATCACTGTAAAGGATGCGCAATTTGTGCAGAAGTATGTCCGGTAGATGCAATAGAAATGATTCCAGAAGGACAAGATGAATAAGGAGGGAGAGATCAAATGAGTATTAGAGAAAAACTATCAGGAAATGAAGCAGCAGCAACAGCATTACG belongs to Halanaerobium saccharolyticum subsp. saccharolyticum DSM 6643 and includes:
- a CDS encoding TRAP transporter large permease yields the protein MVALLLGLMFGFLFLGFPLMFAMIIAPLVVLIREFPLIQPMLITQQTIAGVSPYTLLAVPMFIFAADIMSSGETADRLLDMVDKFVGHMSGGLAITTGATCTLFGAISGSTQATLVAVGKTMHKKMSEAGYDISHTLALLMSSANIALLIPPSITMIMYAVVTGTSVGELFIAGIGPGIIVFLLFATFDYIYAKVKKIPTTKKATWGERLESMKQAIWPLGFPVIVLGGFYTGVFSPTEAAAVSVLYALLIELFIFKSVKFKEIPDIALSTGVVTATVFILVAGGQAFSWVITFAQIPQMLTSGVLGADPSATYVLFAISIFFFISCMFVDSIPVILILTPIFYPVAMKAGVDPIHLGLIATMQAGIGAITPPFGCNIFTASAVFDEDFITVVKGVWPYMLLFVSASILMVLFPSLALFFRDLVYL
- the dctP gene encoding TRAP transporter substrate-binding protein DctP; this encodes MLKKLLTAFLVLSLVFVLAGCGSDGDTADGGNEAADAQEQEVVEWTFAHEEVQGSVQDRYAQKFKEEIEELTDGAVNVKVYPVGQLGDGANQVELLQNGAIQLGINNPGSVGTLVPETNLFSLHFLLPADMDKAHELVNDSEAMDMLNQKYLDANMKVLGWFPEGYQMWTGNKAITSPEDFDGFKIRTMASPVISESYKAYGADPTPIPYMEVYSSLQLNMIDGQVNPIFAIEEMKFYEVQDYMMLSNQAIFVGTFVANDMFWDSLSDERRAKVQEAADAANDYILGAQKDLNNTRLESIKENSDMEIVELTEEQRSAFKEASQPVRDFYVEQYGEDAGKILDQLLKDVEAIQQ
- a CDS encoding 2-oxoacid:acceptor oxidoreductase family protein, with protein sequence MMQIRWHGRGGQGAKTASLLLADAAFSTGKYVQGFPEYGPERMGAPITAYNRISDDKIRVHSNIYKPDYVVVVDETLLESVDVTAGLKEEGAIVVNTAKDGEKIRKKLKGYEGELFTVDAREISMATIGRYFPNTPMLSALVKVAGIMEEEDFVTEMEKLFKKKFASKPEVIDGNVEAVKKALKEVNAHG
- a CDS encoding 4Fe-4S binding protein; the protein is MAKEMNETMTWKELTAGGTIHTSGNAENFNTGDWRVNKPIFKEDKCIQCLLCAPVCPDTSIPVKDGKRLEFDYDHCKGCAICAEVCPVDAIEMIPEGQDE